A portion of the Avibacterium sp. 20-132 genome contains these proteins:
- a CDS encoding DUF1353 domain-containing protein yields the protein MSKKQKHYCTGWKSAPADVNDCCHQHDRDYGINGTVSRKEADERFLQCMLKNKRPILGRILYGSVRMKGIYKRVLFAPIARGSPADHL from the coding sequence ATGAGCAAGAAACAGAAACATTATTGCACAGGGTGGAAATCCGCACCTGCTGATGTGAATGACTGTTGCCATCAACACGATCGGGATTATGGCATCAATGGCACGGTATCGCGAAAAGAAGCCGATGAGCGGTTTTTGCAATGTATGCTAAAAAATAAACGCCCAATTCTAGGACGGATTTTATATGGATCAGTGAGAATGAAGGGAATATATAAAAGAGTTTTATTCGCTCCTATTGCTCGCGGATCACCTGCGGATCATTTGTAG
- a CDS encoding collagen-like protein translates to MAKEIRAKAEKSDININVTVTAAELLKGDTGDVGPQGEQGPQGEPGPSGKSAYQVAVDNGFGGTEAEWLASLKGEQGHAGLDDGVKRIIKALTQAQYDFSQLGKIYGFASDSALITVANISRMPAVKGETYAFTPDIAHLDDGNLIFDDTEYAGKVTVTVPALDDLPLGEFEVDLQRVQQQEVQLQNYIHLYDPNVDGDTVYKRVSLSRGASTLAFRQGQEWDEIYKLALAPEVIVIKVVGGAMSIYDETGALLTTETYSNAISKLPLKDTYLYRVDPPPERLVDVVSLPHNGGFGFKAPFTGDYQIRFSDDTSITITLEGGSPLPDVNYRQRVFIYNSQEYRLDNIVSIDGMLDRS, encoded by the coding sequence ATGGCCAAAGAAATCAGAGCAAAAGCTGAAAAATCAGACATCAACATCAATGTAACGGTTACCGCCGCAGAATTGCTAAAAGGCGATACGGGAGATGTAGGACCTCAGGGTGAACAAGGTCCACAAGGCGAACCTGGCCCAAGCGGTAAATCCGCATATCAAGTAGCCGTTGACAACGGGTTTGGGGGGACGGAAGCAGAATGGTTAGCCAGCTTAAAAGGGGAGCAAGGTCACGCTGGGCTTGATGACGGGGTAAAACGAATCATCAAAGCGTTAACACAGGCGCAATATGATTTTAGCCAGCTTGGTAAAATATATGGATTTGCCTCAGATAGTGCGCTTATTACTGTTGCAAATATTAGTCGTATGCCAGCGGTGAAAGGGGAAACCTATGCATTTACTCCAGATATAGCCCACTTGGACGACGGTAATCTCATTTTTGACGATACTGAATATGCAGGCAAAGTAACCGTAACAGTACCTGCGTTAGATGATTTGCCGCTTGGGGAATTTGAGGTGGACTTGCAGCGCGTACAACAACAAGAAGTGCAGTTACAAAATTATATCCATCTGTATGACCCAAATGTTGATGGCGATACAGTTTATAAGCGTGTTAGCTTAAGTAGAGGAGCGAGCACGCTCGCATTTAGACAGGGACAAGAGTGGGATGAGATTTATAAATTGGCACTTGCGCCAGAAGTAATTGTCATTAAAGTGGTCGGAGGGGCAATGTCCATCTATGATGAGACAGGAGCGTTATTAACAACAGAGACGTATAGTAACGCAATCAGCAAGCTACCGTTAAAAGATACTTACTTATATCGTGTAGATCCGCCACCTGAACGCCTGGTAGATGTGGTCTCTTTACCTCATAACGGCGGATTCGGCTTTAAAGCACCGTTTACGGGCGATTACCAAATCCGCTTTAGCGATGATACCAGTATCACAATCACGCTCGAGGGGGGGAGCCCATTACCAGATGTTAACTATAGACAACGCGTATTTATTTATAACTCCCAAGAGTATAGACTAGACAACATTGTATCTATTGATGGTATGCTTGATCGGAGTTAA
- the pta gene encoding phosphate acetyltransferase: MSRTIILIPVSAGVGLTSVSLGLIRSLEEKGAKIGFMKPISQPNTGEDKLDRSTSIVRTSTSIETAEPFMLSVAESLIGQNQSDVLLEKIVENHQQLAKNNEIIIVEGLIPTRKHSYANSINYEIAQALDAEIILVAAPSTETPAQLKERVEAAASQFGGKNNKNLLGVVINKFNAPIDESGRTRPDLSEIFDAYQHSHSNVAEVYNLFEKSPIKILACIPWNAELIATRVIDLVKHLGAAIINEGEIQTRRIRSITFCARSLPNMVEHFRNGSLLVTSADRPDVLVAAALAASSGIELGGLLLTGGYKLDSQIKKLCQPVFESTGLPIFRIEGNTWQTALALQSFNLEVPVDDKERIESIKQYTSQQFDTEFVNSIVAESSRQRRLSPPAFRFQLTELARQAKKRIVLPEGDEPRTIKAAALCAERGIAECVLLANPADVQRVAEAQGVQLGKGITIIDPASVRENYVARLVELRKNKGMTEALAREQLEDTVVLGTMMLEANEVDGLVSGAVHTTANTIRPPMQIIKTAPGNSIVSSIFFMLLPDQVLVYGDCAVNPDPTAEQLAEIAIQSADSAKAFGIDPKVAMISYSTGTSGSGADVEKVKEATRLAQEKRPDLIIDGPLQYDAAIMEDVARSKAPNSPVAGKATVFVFPDLNTGNTTYKAVQRSADLVSIGPMLQGMRKPVNDLSRGALVDDIVYTIALTAIQATQ, encoded by the coding sequence ATGTCTCGCACAATTATTCTTATTCCGGTGAGTGCTGGCGTTGGTTTAACCAGTGTTAGCCTTGGTTTAATTCGTTCACTTGAAGAAAAAGGCGCAAAAATTGGTTTTATGAAACCAATTTCACAACCAAATACTGGTGAAGATAAACTCGATCGCAGCACCTCTATCGTTCGTACTAGCACCTCTATTGAAACTGCTGAGCCGTTTATGCTGAGCGTAGCGGAAAGCTTGATTGGTCAAAATCAATCTGATGTTCTATTAGAAAAAATTGTTGAAAATCATCAACAATTAGCTAAAAACAATGAAATTATCATTGTTGAAGGATTGATTCCAACACGTAAACATAGCTATGCAAACAGCATTAACTATGAAATTGCCCAAGCCTTAGATGCAGAAATCATTCTTGTGGCTGCCCCTTCAACAGAAACGCCAGCTCAGCTTAAAGAGCGTGTAGAAGCCGCTGCTTCACAATTTGGGGGTAAAAATAACAAAAACTTATTGGGTGTCGTCATTAACAAATTTAATGCACCAATTGATGAATCTGGTCGTACTCGCCCTGATTTAAGTGAAATTTTTGATGCTTATCAACATAGCCATAGTAATGTGGCTGAAGTATATAACTTATTTGAAAAAAGCCCAATCAAAATACTCGCTTGTATTCCTTGGAATGCAGAACTTATCGCCACCCGTGTCATTGATTTGGTAAAACATTTAGGCGCAGCCATTATCAATGAAGGGGAAATCCAGACTCGCCGTATTCGTAGCATTACTTTCTGCGCAAGAAGCTTACCTAATATGGTTGAACACTTCCGTAATGGTAGCTTGTTAGTCACTTCAGCTGATCGCCCTGATGTGCTAGTTGCTGCCGCCCTTGCTGCAAGCAGCGGTATTGAATTAGGTGGCTTGCTTTTAACTGGCGGATACAAACTAGATAGCCAAATTAAAAAACTTTGCCAACCTGTTTTTGAAAGCACAGGATTGCCAATTTTCCGTATTGAAGGCAATACTTGGCAAACAGCCCTTGCATTACAAAGTTTCAATCTTGAAGTACCTGTGGATGATAAAGAGCGTATTGAAAGCATTAAACAATACACAAGCCAACAATTTGATACTGAATTTGTCAATTCAATTGTGGCCGAATCTTCTCGCCAACGTCGTTTATCGCCACCGGCTTTCCGTTTCCAACTAACCGAATTAGCACGTCAAGCGAAAAAACGTATTGTCTTGCCTGAAGGGGACGAGCCACGCACAATCAAAGCGGCTGCACTTTGTGCAGAACGTGGTATTGCAGAATGTGTACTTTTAGCTAACCCAGCTGACGTTCAGCGTGTTGCTGAAGCCCAAGGTGTACAATTAGGCAAAGGTATCACAATCATTGATCCTGCGAGCGTACGTGAAAACTATGTAGCACGTTTAGTCGAATTGCGTAAAAATAAAGGAATGACTGAAGCACTCGCACGTGAACAGCTAGAAGACACCGTAGTACTTGGTACCATGATGTTAGAAGCAAATGAAGTAGATGGTCTGGTTTCAGGTGCAGTACACACCACAGCAAATACCATTCGTCCACCAATGCAAATTATCAAAACCGCACCGGGTAATTCTATTGTTTCTTCCATCTTCTTTATGCTATTACCAGATCAAGTGCTTGTTTATGGTGACTGTGCAGTAAACCCAGATCCAACCGCAGAACAGCTTGCCGAAATTGCAATTCAGTCCGCCGATTCTGCGAAAGCCTTTGGTATAGATCCGAAAGTGGCAATGATCTCCTACTCTACAGGCACATCTGGTAGTGGTGCTGATGTAGAAAAAGTGAAAGAAGCAACACGTCTTGCTCAAGAAAAACGCCCTGATCTTATTATTGATGGTCCATTACAATATGACGCGGCAATTATGGAAGATGTAGCGCGTTCTAAAGCACCAAACTCACCAGTTGCAGGTAAAGCGACAGTATTCGTATTCCCTGATCTAAATACTGGTAACACCACCTATAAAGCGGTACAACGCTCTGCAGATCTCGTTTCTATTGGTCCGATGCTACAAGGTATGCGTAAACCAGTAAACGACCTTTCTCGCGGTGCATTAGTCGATGATATTGTGTACACTATCGCATTAACAGCAATTCAAGCTACGCAATAA
- a CDS encoding histone yields the protein MKKSLLAALVLGATLTVTGCFDKESKVSAQVENAKSSVSEAKDAVAQAASDVKDAAVEAAKDVKDTAVSKITEAKDAITEKASSMADAATQKVTEMKDTAADKVTSMADAATQKAAEMKDAAVEKVTGAKDAVAEKAADVKDAAVEAKDAAVEKASSVVDSAAQKAAEVKDAAMDKAAAVKDSAVEAKDAAVEKVTEAKDAAVEKIESLTK from the coding sequence ATGAAAAAATCATTATTAGCCGCATTAGTATTAGGTGCAACTTTAACTGTAACTGGCTGTTTCGATAAAGAAAGCAAAGTTTCAGCACAAGTTGAAAATGCAAAATCAAGCGTTTCTGAAGCAAAAGACGCTGTAGCTCAAGCAGCATCAGATGTTAAAGATGCAGCAGTTGAAGCTGCAAAAGATGTAAAAGACACTGCAGTATCAAAAATTACTGAAGCTAAAGATGCAATTACTGAAAAAGCAAGCTCAATGGCTGACGCAGCAACACAAAAAGTGACTGAAATGAAAGATACAGCGGCTGATAAAGTAACTTCTATGGCTGATGCGGCTACCCAAAAAGCAGCTGAAATGAAAGACGCAGCAGTAGAAAAAGTAACTGGCGCTAAAGATGCAGTAGCAGAAAAAGCGGCAGATGTAAAAGATGCTGCCGTAGAAGCAAAAGATGCCGCAGTAGAAAAAGCAAGTTCAGTAGTTGATTCAGCAGCACAAAAAGCAGCTGAAGTAAAAGATGCTGCAATGGACAAAGCCGCAGCGGTTAAAGATAGTGCGGTAGAAGCAAAAGATGCTGCAGTAGAAAAAGTAACTGAAGCGAAAGACGCCGCAGTTGAAAAAATTGAAAGTTTAACTAAATAA
- the purF gene encoding amidophosphoribosyltransferase → MCGIVGIVGTSPVNEAIYNALTVLQHRGQDAAGIVTIDDENRFRLRKANGLVSDVFQQVHMLRLQGNAGIGHVRYPTAGSSSVSEAQPFYVNSPYGLSLVHNGNLTNSEQLKKTLYERARRHVNTNSDSEILLNILAYHLDHIYTQHLSPEDIFHAIKATHNDIRGAYACVAMIIGHGMVAFRDPNGIRPLVLGKREENGKTEYIFASESTALDVVGFEFVRDIQPGEAVYITFDGKFYAQQCADNPKLTPCIFEYVYFARPDSNIDGVSVYAARVHMGKYLGEKIAREWKTLDIDVVIPVPETSNDIALQIAHILNKPYRQGFVKNRYVGRTFIMPGQTQRVSAVRRKLNTISSEFKGKNVLLVDDSIVRGTTSEQIVDMARAAGAKKIYFASAAPEIRYPNVYGIDMPTKHELIAYQREVDEIAALIGVDKLIFQDLDALTQSVQQENPAIKDFDCSVFTGHYVTGDITPEYLDHIADLRNDSAKKKREKDATNLEMHNES, encoded by the coding sequence ATGTGTGGTATTGTCGGTATAGTGGGGACAAGCCCTGTCAATGAAGCAATTTATAATGCCTTAACGGTTCTTCAACACCGAGGGCAAGATGCGGCAGGAATTGTCACTATTGATGATGAAAATCGCTTCCGTTTACGTAAGGCAAATGGGCTGGTAAGTGATGTTTTCCAGCAAGTACATATGCTACGTTTGCAAGGCAATGCTGGCATAGGGCACGTTCGTTATCCGACTGCGGGCAGTTCCAGTGTTTCTGAGGCGCAGCCTTTTTATGTAAACTCACCTTATGGCTTAAGCCTTGTTCATAACGGTAATTTAACGAACTCTGAACAACTGAAAAAGACCTTATACGAACGCGCTCGCCGCCACGTGAATACCAATTCAGATTCAGAAATTTTGCTTAATATCCTAGCCTATCATCTTGATCATATTTATACCCAACACCTTTCGCCCGAAGATATTTTTCACGCGATTAAAGCAACACATAATGATATTCGTGGTGCTTATGCTTGTGTGGCAATGATTATCGGACACGGAATGGTTGCGTTTCGTGATCCGAATGGGATTCGTCCTTTAGTGCTAGGAAAACGTGAAGAAAATGGCAAAACAGAATACATTTTTGCCTCAGAAAGTACCGCACTTGATGTGGTTGGTTTTGAATTTGTACGTGATATTCAGCCGGGAGAAGCGGTTTATATCACCTTTGACGGCAAATTTTATGCACAGCAATGTGCGGATAATCCAAAATTGACGCCGTGTATTTTTGAATACGTCTATTTTGCCCGTCCAGATTCCAATATTGATGGGGTTTCAGTCTATGCTGCGCGTGTGCATATGGGGAAATATCTGGGCGAAAAAATTGCTCGTGAATGGAAAACGTTAGACATTGACGTGGTGATCCCCGTACCAGAAACGTCAAATGATATTGCCTTACAAATAGCCCATATTTTGAATAAGCCTTATCGTCAGGGCTTTGTAAAAAATCGCTATGTGGGACGCACTTTTATTATGCCCGGGCAAACTCAGCGAGTGAGTGCAGTACGGCGTAAACTCAATACCATTTCTTCTGAATTCAAAGGCAAGAACGTGCTATTAGTAGATGATTCGATTGTACGTGGTACAACATCAGAGCAAATTGTTGATATGGCGCGTGCTGCAGGAGCGAAAAAAATCTACTTCGCCTCAGCCGCACCAGAAATTCGTTATCCTAATGTGTACGGCATTGATATGCCAACAAAACACGAACTCATTGCTTATCAACGAGAAGTGGACGAAATTGCGGCACTGATTGGCGTGGATAAATTGATTTTCCAAGATCTTGATGCACTAACCCAATCTGTCCAACAAGAAAATCCAGCAATTAAAGATTTTGATTGTTCTGTGTTCACAGGGCATTATGTAACAGGCGACATTACACCAGAATATCTTGATCATATTGCCGATTTACGTAATGATAGTGCCAAGAAAAAGCGTGAGAAAGACGCCACTAATCTTGAAATGCACAACGAGAGCTAA
- a CDS encoding CvpA family protein, producing MNNYLDFIIIGIIAFSIIVSLLRGFVREVMSLASWVVAFLVANHFYPYVANFLTQIESGYIRNGVAIAILFIATLIIGAIVNYLISQLVDKTGLSGTDRVLGGCFGLLRGVLIVAALLFFVDTFTNFSQSDVWKESKLIPHFGFIVEWFFQKIQENSSLLNSTLTQ from the coding sequence GTGAACAATTATTTAGATTTTATTATTATCGGAATTATTGCTTTTTCTATTATTGTCAGCCTTTTGCGTGGTTTCGTACGTGAGGTGATGTCCCTTGCAAGCTGGGTCGTCGCTTTTTTGGTCGCAAATCATTTTTATCCTTATGTTGCCAACTTTTTAACTCAAATTGAATCAGGCTATATTCGTAATGGCGTAGCCATTGCCATTTTATTTATTGCCACTTTAATCATTGGGGCAATTGTGAATTATTTAATTAGCCAACTGGTAGATAAAACCGGGTTATCTGGCACAGATCGTGTATTAGGTGGCTGTTTTGGTTTATTACGTGGGGTATTGATTGTTGCGGCACTCTTATTCTTTGTCGATACCTTTACTAACTTTAGTCAAAGTGATGTGTGGAAAGAATCAAAATTAATCCCGCACTTTGGCTTTATTGTGGAATGGTTCTTTCAAAAAATTCAGGAAAATTCCAGTTTATTAAACTCAACATTAACTCAATAG
- the yfbV gene encoding terminus macrodomain insulation protein YfbV has product MKFFTALQQGQQYLDTWPLMPKLGMIFPENRVIKATQFSQKLMPFLAVFALVWQQMYAKGDMVALAATILTALFSLCLPLQGLYWLGKRAKTPLPQQSAVQFLQICQQLEKVGSGVKMPEKPTYQDLAFVLKKAAQKLPADVWQSL; this is encoded by the coding sequence ATGAAATTTTTCACCGCACTTCAACAAGGGCAACAATATCTCGACACTTGGCCGTTAATGCCTAAATTGGGAATGATTTTCCCCGAAAATCGCGTAATTAAAGCCACTCAGTTTTCACAAAAGTTGATGCCATTTTTGGCAGTGTTTGCATTGGTATGGCAACAAATGTATGCCAAAGGGGATATGGTGGCACTGGCGGCAACAATATTAACGGCACTTTTTTCTTTGTGTTTACCTTTGCAAGGGCTTTATTGGCTCGGCAAGCGTGCGAAAACACCATTGCCTCAACAAAGTGCGGTGCAATTTTTGCAAATTTGTCAGCAGTTAGAAAAAGTCGGAAGTGGTGTCAAGATGCCAGAGAAACCGACTTATCAAGATCTCGCATTCGTACTAAAAAAGGCAGCACAAAAATTGCCCGCAGACGTTTGGCAATCCTTATAA
- the smrB gene encoding endonuclease SmrB — translation MINDEEKALFRDAIRGVKPLTQNEIVPMYRQTKQKQAQREQRETEDTLFFFSDDYEPLLNEEGAVKYLREGEDTYLLKQLRRGDFSPELFLDLHGLTREKAKLELAALIQACEKEHIYCASIMTGYGTYTLKRQIPRWLVQHPRVRALHQAPKEWGGEAAILILLDV, via the coding sequence ATGATAAATGATGAAGAAAAAGCATTATTTCGTGATGCAATACGCGGGGTAAAACCATTAACACAAAATGAAATCGTGCCAATGTATAGACAAACGAAACAGAAACAGGCACAGCGGGAACAACGCGAAACAGAAGATACATTATTCTTTTTCTCTGATGATTATGAGCCTTTATTAAATGAAGAGGGCGCAGTGAAGTATTTGCGAGAAGGGGAAGACACTTATCTGCTGAAACAATTACGTCGTGGTGATTTTTCACCTGAATTATTTTTAGATTTGCACGGTTTAACGCGAGAAAAAGCAAAATTGGAACTCGCGGCGCTAATTCAAGCCTGTGAAAAAGAGCATATCTATTGTGCAAGCATTATGACAGGCTATGGCACTTATACATTGAAACGCCAAATCCCTCGTTGGCTTGTGCAGCACCCGCGAGTTCGCGCGTTACACCAAGCGCCGAAAGAATGGGGTGGGGAAGCCGCAATTTTAATTTTGCTTGATGTATAG
- a CDS encoding acetate kinase, translated as MSQKLVLVLNCGSSSLKFSILDPVTGEEKLSGLAEAFHLPDARIKWKLHGEKGNAELGAGAAHSEALAFIVNNIFPLDPSLKDEIVAIGHRIVHGGEKFTSSVVINDEVIQGIKDAIQFAPLHNPAHLIGIEEAFKMFPHLKDKNVAVFDTAFHTTMPEEAYLYAIPYSLYKEHGVRRYGAHGTSHYYVSQQAAERLNVPADQVNVITCHLGNGASVAAVRHGKCIDTSMGLTPLEGLVMGTRSGDLDPAIIFYLHDNLGMSVEEINTLLTKKSGLLGLTEVTSDCRYAEDNYDAEAAAKRALDVFCYRLAKYIGSYMAVIGERLDAIVFTGGIGENSGLVREKTLAHLTLFGYKLDNAKNLAARFGNEGVITADNTPVAMVIPTNEELVIAQDTAKLCI; from the coding sequence ATGTCTCAAAAATTAGTTCTCGTACTTAACTGCGGTAGTTCATCACTTAAATTTTCAATTTTAGATCCGGTAACGGGTGAAGAAAAATTATCTGGTTTAGCAGAAGCATTCCATTTACCTGATGCACGTATTAAGTGGAAATTACACGGTGAAAAAGGCAATGCCGAATTAGGTGCTGGTGCGGCACACAGTGAAGCGCTTGCATTTATTGTGAACAATATTTTCCCACTCGATCCATCGTTAAAAGATGAGATTGTGGCAATTGGCCATCGTATTGTTCACGGTGGTGAGAAATTCACTTCTTCTGTTGTTATCAATGATGAAGTGATTCAAGGTATTAAAGACGCGATCCAATTTGCACCATTACACAACCCGGCTCACTTAATTGGTATTGAAGAAGCGTTCAAAATGTTCCCACATTTAAAAGATAAAAACGTGGCGGTTTTTGATACAGCATTCCATACAACAATGCCTGAAGAAGCTTATCTTTATGCAATTCCTTATTCTTTATATAAAGAGCACGGTGTTCGCCGTTATGGGGCGCACGGTACAAGCCATTACTATGTAAGCCAGCAAGCCGCTGAGCGTTTAAATGTGCCTGCGGATCAAGTTAATGTGATCACTTGTCACTTAGGTAACGGTGCCTCTGTGGCTGCCGTTCGTCACGGTAAATGTATTGATACGTCAATGGGCTTAACCCCATTAGAAGGCTTAGTGATGGGGACGCGTTCTGGTGATTTAGATCCCGCAATCATTTTCTACCTACACGACAATCTAGGTATGAGCGTTGAAGAAATCAACACTCTATTAACCAAAAAATCGGGCTTATTAGGTTTAACAGAAGTAACCAGCGACTGTCGTTATGCCGAAGACAACTATGATGCAGAAGCCGCAGCAAAACGTGCATTAGATGTATTCTGTTACCGTTTAGCAAAATATATCGGTTCATATATGGCTGTGATTGGTGAGCGTTTAGATGCTATTGTGTTTACTGGTGGTATTGGTGAAAACTCAGGACTTGTTCGTGAAAAAACCTTAGCGCATTTAACACTCTTCGGTTATAAACTAGATAACGCTAAAAATCTTGCTGCTCGTTTTGGTAACGAAGGTGTGATCACCGCAGACAACACGCCTGTTGCAATGGTGATTCCAACAAACGAAGAACTTGTTATTGCACAAGATACTGCAAAACTTTGTATCTAA
- a CDS encoding patatin-like phospholipase family protein codes for MKVGLVLEGGAMRGMFTAGVLDVFLNENVHIDGIVSVSAGALFGVNYPSKQAGRVIRYNLKYLNDKRYLGLTSLVTTGNIVNKDFAFYQLPFTLDPFDNDAFKQANTDFYATLTNIETGQAEYVKITDPFAQMETLRATSAMPFVSQYVEINGKKYLDGGIADSIPLDFCQTLGYDKIIVILTRTLDYRKKPSTKWLINGFYRHYPRLAEKLIQRAEAYNQQIENIIKLEKAGKIFVIRPSQDLKIKRIEKDPQKIQAMYELGLNEAEKQMDNLRGYLNA; via the coding sequence ATGAAAGTGGGATTAGTGTTAGAAGGTGGCGCAATGCGTGGAATGTTCACTGCTGGCGTGCTTGATGTGTTTCTTAACGAAAATGTACATATTGACGGCATAGTGAGCGTATCAGCAGGTGCATTATTTGGCGTGAATTATCCTTCTAAGCAAGCAGGGCGTGTCATTCGCTATAACCTAAAATATTTAAATGACAAACGCTATCTCGGCTTAACTAGCTTAGTGACCACAGGCAATATTGTGAACAAGGATTTTGCCTTTTATCAACTGCCGTTTACGCTTGATCCCTTTGATAATGACGCCTTCAAGCAAGCGAATACTGATTTCTACGCCACGCTAACCAATATTGAAACAGGGCAAGCAGAATATGTAAAAATCACCGATCCTTTTGCTCAAATGGAAACCTTACGCGCCACTTCTGCAATGCCCTTTGTTTCACAATATGTTGAAATAAATGGTAAAAAATATTTAGATGGGGGCATTGCTGATAGCATTCCTTTAGATTTTTGCCAAACGTTGGGCTACGACAAAATCATCGTCATTTTGACCCGCACTTTAGATTATCGCAAAAAACCTTCAACAAAATGGCTGATTAATGGGTTCTACCGTCACTATCCCCGCTTGGCTGAAAAACTTATCCAACGTGCTGAAGCGTATAATCAACAAATTGAAAATATTATTAAGTTAGAGAAGGCGGGAAAAATTTTCGTCATTCGCCCATCACAAGATCTGAAAATTAAGCGTATCGAAAAAGATCCACAAAAAATTCAAGCGATGTATGAATTAGGGCTGAATGAAGCTGAAAAACAAATGGATAATCTTAGAGGCTATCTTAACGCATAG
- a CDS encoding UbiX family flavin prenyltransferase, with amino-acid sequence MTKQRLIIAITGASGAIYAIRLLSVLQNVPELETHLIISNAAKQTLSAETDYSIQQVRALADKTYDIRDIGAAISSGSYRTLGMVILPCSIKTLSGIAHSYTDDLITRAADVCLKERKPLFLCVRETPLHLGHLRLMTQAAEIGATIMPLMPAFYHRPERIDDIINQSINRLCDQFGITLEQDLFQRWGE; translated from the coding sequence ATGACCAAACAACGTTTAATTATTGCCATAACGGGCGCTTCAGGAGCGATTTATGCCATACGTCTATTGAGCGTGTTGCAAAACGTTCCTGAACTTGAAACTCATCTAATTATCAGCAACGCCGCCAAGCAAACTTTGAGTGCCGAAACGGATTATAGCATTCAACAAGTACGTGCTTTGGCGGATAAAACTTATGATATTCGCGATATTGGCGCCGCCATTTCTTCGGGATCTTACCGCACATTGGGAATGGTTATTCTGCCTTGTTCAATTAAAACCTTGTCAGGTATTGCGCACAGCTACACCGATGATCTCATCACCCGTGCGGCAGATGTTTGCTTAAAAGAACGCAAACCATTGTTTCTTTGCGTGCGAGAAACGCCGTTACATTTAGGCCATTTACGCTTAATGACCCAAGCAGCAGAAATTGGGGCAACCATAATGCCTTTAATGCCAGCCTTTTATCATCGCCCTGAACGTATTGATGATATTATCAATCAGAGTATCAATCGTCTTTGCGATCAATTTGGTATTACGCTTGAGCAAGATTTATTTCAGCGTTGGGGAGAATAA